In Gossypium arboreum isolate Shixiya-1 chromosome 5, ASM2569848v2, whole genome shotgun sequence, a single genomic region encodes these proteins:
- the LOC108489258 gene encoding uncharacterized protein LOC108489258, whose amino-acid sequence MAMVLWLLFSPFLFLSVSANTQTKVTDNPADELVAALNANRTAHKSSALTDNPGLACIALQYIKAYQGDCKAVGEAKKPADSEFSETFAPNCGVEASTLSPITGRLLGCQSKYVEPSEAFSMLMKNEKSLEILYNKNHTEVGAGVTGSDGGGPYFWCVLFSNGKHNSSFVAQGGVAKISRPGCFSGANDECSGANDLSRLHHMWLYAVTAFVAAGYAFGI is encoded by the exons ATGGCAATGGTTTTATGGCTTCTTTTTTCTCCTTTTCTGTTCTTATCTGTTTCTGCCAACACTCAAA CCAAAGTAACCGATAACCCTGCGGATGAATTGGTGGCTGCGCTTAATGCCAATAGGACAGCTCACAAGTCATCGGCTCTCACCGACAACCCAGGCCTGGCCTGCATTGCTTTGCAATATATAAAAGCATACCAAGGTGACTGTAAAGCTGTAGGAGAGGCCAAGAAGCCCGCTGACTCTGAATTTTCTGAAACTTTTGCCCCCAACTGTGGTGTGGAAGCCTCAACCCTCTCTCCAATCACTGGTCGTTTACTTGGATGCCAATCGAAATATGTCGAGCCTTCTGAAGCTTTCTCGATGTTGATGAAAAACGAGAAGAGTTTGGAAATTCTTTACAATAAGAACCACACTGAAGTTGGGGCTGGTGTGACCGGCTCCGATGGTGGGGGTCCCTATTTCTGGTGTGTACTTTTCAGCAACGGCAAGCATAACAGTAGCTTTGTTGCACAAGGTGGTGTGGCTAAAATCTCGAGACCGGGATGCTTTAGTGGTGCCAATGATGAATGCAGCGGTGCTAATGATTTATCTCGACTTCATCACATGTGGCTGTACGCCGTAACAGCTTTCGTTGCTGCAGGATATGCCTTCGGAATATGA
- the LOC108489267 gene encoding uncharacterized protein LOC108489267 — protein sequence MEPRGACRSNRSSFEKWVAIVLTFLAVVSPLYVNQKPTELELEEQSMDFTSWLCLLFVLLLLAFAFWLYLNQSFTRFDRHWIRPSRYSSYERLVAIGLIVLGGLSPLYINKGTSEFEPDEQPINFASWLPLLLLILTLAIVTLLFCDRSFTKFDPNWIHRVGGSSAGILLVLLVLAVVLKCKNTG from the coding sequence ATGGAGCCTAGAGGTGCTTGCAGATCAAACAGGTCTTCATTTGAGAAATGGGTGGCAATTGTATTGACCTTTCTAGCCGTGGTTTCACCTCTCTATGTCAACCAAAAGCCAACAGAACTGGAGCTTGAAGAGCAATCCATGGACTTCACCTCATGGTTATGTCTCCTGTTTGTGCTACTGCTCTTAGCCTTTGCTTTCTGGCTTTACCTGAACCAGAGCTTTACTAGGTTTGACCGTCATTGGATTAGGCCGAGCAGGTATTCGTCATATGAAAGACTGGTTGCAATAGGCTTGATAGTCTTAGGTGGTCTTTCTCCTCTTTATATCAACAAGGGCACGAGTGAGTTCGAACCTGACGAGCAGCCCATCAACTTTGCTTCGTGGTTGCCTCTTCTGCTATTGATATTAACCTTGGCCATCGTTACATTGCTTTTCTGTGATAGAAGCTTTACGAAGTTCGATCCTAACTGGATTCACAGAGTTGGTGGTTCTTCTGCTGGGATCTTACTGGTTCTTTTGGTTCTTGCTGTCGTTTTGAAGTGTAAGAATACCGGTTGA